In Sphingobacterium sp. PCS056, the following proteins share a genomic window:
- a CDS encoding FMN-binding glutamate synthase family protein gives MTVRKLILGTMTVINLIIISFGLIFTPQWFWLLVIPMPLLFVAIYHSFQHKHAILRNYPLVGYFRYFFESIRPELRQYFWESDTDGRPFNRRQRSIVYQRAKNQRETVAFGMQTDPQTVGNEWAAHSVFPCHIENHDLRTVVGNESCKHPYNLSVFNISAMSYGALSKTAITALNKGAQLQNFAHNTGEGGISEYHNSGGDLIWQVGTGYFGCRTHDGKFDPELFREKTARPNIKMIELKISQGAKPGHGGILPAAKNTPEVAAIRHVIPGTDVMSPPAHSAFSNPIEMMEFIYKMKELSDFKPVGFKMCIGDKQEFIEICRAMQTTQIFPDFIAIDGSEGGTGAAPLEFTDNLGMPLYDALAFVTKTLIAFGLKKHIKLLVSSRIVTGFDLLKVIALGADACYSARGMMFALGCIQALKCNEDTCPVGVATQQPHLYKGLDVNDKYVRVAQFHRNTLRATVEIMEACGFKTLSDVSADKFFRKVDAVNTLSFQDIYFGREGRLIESHTDFEAKMF, from the coding sequence ATGACCGTTAGAAAATTAATTCTTGGCACCATGACTGTAATCAATTTGATTATAATCTCCTTTGGTCTTATTTTTACACCACAGTGGTTTTGGTTATTAGTCATTCCAATGCCTCTTTTATTTGTAGCTATATATCATAGTTTCCAACATAAACATGCTATTTTACGCAATTATCCTTTAGTAGGATATTTCCGATATTTCTTTGAGTCTATTCGTCCAGAATTACGTCAATATTTTTGGGAATCTGACACCGATGGCCGTCCCTTTAACAGACGTCAACGTTCAATAGTCTACCAACGTGCAAAAAATCAAAGAGAGACTGTTGCTTTCGGTATGCAAACCGATCCTCAAACTGTAGGAAATGAATGGGCTGCACACTCTGTCTTTCCTTGTCATATTGAAAATCATGATTTACGGACTGTAGTAGGAAATGAATCATGTAAACATCCCTATAACTTAAGCGTCTTTAATATTTCTGCAATGAGTTATGGTGCATTGAGTAAAACAGCCATTACAGCTTTAAACAAAGGTGCTCAACTACAAAATTTCGCACACAATACGGGTGAAGGTGGTATAAGTGAATATCATAACAGTGGTGGTGACTTGATCTGGCAAGTGGGTACAGGTTATTTTGGATGTAGAACCCATGATGGTAAATTTGATCCTGAACTTTTTAGAGAAAAAACAGCTCGTCCAAATATCAAAATGATCGAGTTGAAAATCTCCCAAGGAGCAAAACCTGGCCACGGAGGTATCCTACCTGCAGCTAAAAATACTCCTGAGGTTGCGGCGATACGTCACGTCATTCCGGGGACAGATGTGATGTCTCCACCGGCACATAGTGCATTTTCAAATCCTATTGAAATGATGGAGTTCATTTATAAAATGAAGGAATTAAGTGATTTCAAACCTGTAGGATTCAAAATGTGTATCGGTGACAAACAAGAGTTTATCGAAATCTGCCGTGCTATGCAAACGACACAGATCTTCCCTGATTTCATTGCTATTGATGGCTCTGAAGGTGGGACCGGAGCTGCACCACTTGAATTTACAGATAATCTAGGTATGCCGTTATATGATGCATTAGCATTTGTAACAAAAACTCTTATTGCATTTGGCTTAAAGAAACATATCAAACTACTAGTATCCAGTAGAATTGTGACCGGTTTCGATTTATTAAAAGTCATTGCGCTTGGAGCAGACGCTTGTTATAGTGCAAGAGGTATGATGTTTGCATTAGGCTGTATTCAAGCTTTAAAATGTAACGAAGATACTTGTCCTGTTGGTGTTGCAACACAACAGCCACATCTATACAAAGGATTAGATGTGAATGACAAATATGTGCGTGTTGCACAATTTCACCGCAATACTTTACGTGCAACAGTAGAAATTATGGAAGCTTGTGGTTTCAAAACTTTATCTGATGTCAGTGCCGACAAGTTTTTTAGAAAAGTTGATGCGGTCAATACGTTAAGTTTTCAAGACATCTACTTTGGTAGAGAAGGACGCCTGATCGAAAGTCATACCGATTTTGAAGCAAAAATGTTTTAA